In one Pseudomonas purpurea genomic region, the following are encoded:
- the pqqE gene encoding pyrroloquinoline quinone biosynthesis protein PqqE, which produces MQNTGSNSAEALVIPPKPETGLPLWLLAELTYRCPLQCPYCSNPLDFAEQGKELSTEQWIKVFREAREMGAAQLGFSGGEPLVRQDLAELIGEARKLGFYTNLITSGIGLTEQKISDFKQAGLDHIQISFQASDEQVNNLLAGSKKAFAQKLEMARAVKAHGYPMVLNFVTHRHNIDKIDRIIELCIALEADFVELATCQFYGWAQLNRVGLLPTREQLVRAERITNEYRARLQAEGHPCKLIFVTPDYYEERPKACMNGWGSIFLTVTPDGTALPCHGARQMPVQFPNVRDHSMQHIWYDSFGFNRFRGYDWMPEPCRSCDEKEKDFGGCRCQAFMLTGDASNADPVCSKSEHHGVILKAREEAEHATQTIEQLAFRNERNSRLIAKG; this is translated from the coding sequence GTGCAGAACACTGGATCGAACTCGGCTGAGGCCTTGGTCATCCCGCCCAAGCCCGAGACTGGCCTGCCGCTGTGGCTGCTCGCCGAGCTGACCTACCGCTGCCCGCTGCAATGCCCTTACTGCTCGAACCCGCTGGATTTTGCCGAACAAGGCAAGGAACTGAGCACCGAGCAGTGGATCAAGGTATTTCGCGAAGCACGGGAGATGGGCGCCGCGCAGTTGGGCTTCTCCGGTGGCGAGCCGCTGGTGCGTCAGGACCTTGCCGAGCTGATTGGCGAGGCGCGCAAACTGGGCTTCTACACCAACCTGATCACCTCGGGCATCGGCCTCACCGAACAGAAAATCAGCGACTTCAAGCAGGCCGGGCTGGATCACATCCAGATCAGCTTCCAGGCCAGCGACGAACAGGTGAACAATTTGTTGGCCGGCTCGAAAAAAGCCTTCGCGCAAAAGCTCGAAATGGCCCGTGCGGTGAAGGCCCACGGCTACCCGATGGTGCTGAACTTTGTCACCCACCGGCACAACATCGACAAGATCGACCGCATCATCGAGCTGTGCATTGCCCTTGAGGCGGACTTCGTCGAACTCGCCACTTGCCAGTTCTACGGCTGGGCCCAGCTCAACCGCGTCGGTTTGCTGCCGACCCGGGAACAACTGGTGCGCGCCGAACGCATCACCAACGAATACCGCGCCAGGCTGCAAGCCGAAGGTCACCCGTGCAAGCTGATCTTCGTCACCCCGGACTACTACGAAGAACGCCCCAAAGCCTGCATGAACGGCTGGGGCAGTATCTTCCTGACCGTCACACCGGACGGCACTGCCCTGCCGTGTCACGGCGCGCGGCAAATGCCGGTGCAATTCCCGAACGTGCGCGATCACAGCATGCAGCACATCTGGTACGACTCGTTCGGCTTCAACCGCTTTCGCGGTTACGACTGGATGCCCGAACCCTGCCGCTCATGCGATGAGAAAGAAAAGGACTTTGGCGGCTGCCGTTGCCAGGCCTTCATGCTCACAGGCGACGCCAGCAATGCCGACCCGGTGTGCAGCAAGTCCGAACATCACGGTGTGATTCTCAAGGCCCGCGAAGAAGCCGAACACGCCACCCAGACCATCGAACAACTGGCCTTTCGCAATGAACGAAACTCACGCCTCATCGCCAAAGGCTGA
- the pqqD gene encoding pyrroloquinoline quinone biosynthesis peptide chaperone PqqD: MNFDRSKTPTWRPGYRFQYEPAQKGHVLLYPEGMIKLNESAALIGGLIDGERDVAAIITELDARFPGVPELGDDIEQFMEVARAEHWIELG; encoded by the coding sequence ATGAATTTCGACCGCAGCAAAACCCCGACCTGGCGTCCCGGCTATCGCTTCCAGTACGAACCGGCGCAAAAAGGCCATGTGCTGCTGTACCCCGAAGGCATGATCAAACTCAACGAAAGCGCCGCGCTGATTGGCGGTTTGATCGACGGCGAACGTGATGTCGCGGCCATCATCACCGAACTCGATGCCCGGTTCCCCGGCGTGCCCGAGCTCGGTGACGACATCGAGCAATTCATGGAGGTCGCCCGTGCAGAACACTGGATCGAACTCGGCTGA
- the pqqB gene encoding pyrroloquinoline quinone biosynthesis protein PqqB translates to MFVQILGSAAGGGFPQWNCNCVNCAGFRDGSLRAEARTQSSIALSDDGVNWVLCNASPDIRAQLQSFAPMQPGRALRDTGISAIILMDSQIDHTTGLLSLREGCPHQVWCTDMVHEDLSTGFPLFTMLTHWNGGLNWNRIELDQSFTVPACPNLRFTPLPLRSAAPPYSPHRFDPHPGDNIGLIVEDLRTGGKLFYAPGLGKVDGPLLDIMASSDCLLVDGTMWDDDEMQRRGVGTRTGREMGHLAQNGPGGMLEVLEQLPDQRKVLIHINNTNPILDEDSAERAELVRRNVEVAYDGMSILL, encoded by the coding sequence ATGTTTGTCCAGATTCTAGGTTCCGCCGCCGGCGGCGGGTTTCCGCAGTGGAACTGCAACTGCGTGAACTGCGCAGGTTTTCGCGACGGCAGCCTGCGGGCCGAGGCGCGCACCCAGTCGTCCATCGCGCTTTCCGATGACGGCGTGAACTGGGTGCTGTGCAACGCCTCGCCGGATATCCGCGCACAACTCCAGAGCTTTGCCCCGATGCAACCGGGCCGTGCCCTGCGTGACACCGGCATCAGCGCGATCATCCTGATGGACAGCCAGATCGACCACACCACCGGCCTGCTGAGCCTGCGCGAAGGTTGCCCGCATCAGGTCTGGTGCACCGACATGGTTCATGAGGACCTGAGCACCGGGTTCCCGCTGTTCACCATGCTCACCCACTGGAACGGTGGGCTGAACTGGAACCGCATCGAACTCGACCAGAGCTTCACCGTCCCGGCCTGCCCGAACCTGCGCTTCACGCCGTTGCCCCTGCGCAGCGCCGCACCGCCCTACTCGCCGCACCGTTTCGACCCGCATCCGGGCGACAACATCGGTTTGATCGTCGAAGACCTGCGCACGGGCGGCAAGCTGTTCTACGCGCCGGGGCTGGGCAAGGTCGATGGGCCGCTGCTGGACATCATGGCGAGCAGCGATTGCCTGTTGGTGGACGGCACGATGTGGGACGACGACGAAATGCAGCGCCGTGGCGTCGGCACCCGCACCGGTCGCGAGATGGGCCACCTGGCGCAGAACGGCCCTGGCGGCATGCTGGAAGTGCTGGAGCAACTGCCCGATCAGCGCAAAGTGCTTATCCACATCAACAACACCAATCCGATTCTTGATGAAGACTCGGCCGAGCGCGCAGAACTGGTTCGGCGCAATGTTGAAGTGGCTTATGACGGCATGAGTATTTTGCTGTAG
- the pqqC gene encoding pyrroloquinoline-quinone synthase PqqC, whose translation MTDTPLSPAEFEHALRAKGAYYHIHHPYHVAMYEGRATREQIQGWVANRFYYQVNIPLKDAAILANCPDREIRREWIQRLLDHDGAPGEDGGIEAWLRLGQAVGLDPDQLRSQELVLPGVRFAVDAYVNFARRANWQEAASSSLTELFAPQIHQSRLDSWPQHYPWIDPAGYEYFRTRLGQARRDVEHGLAITLQHYTTYEGQQRMLEILQFKLDILWSMLDAMSMAYELNRPPYHSVTAQRVWHKGIAL comes from the coding sequence ATGACTGACACACCGCTGTCCCCCGCCGAGTTCGAACACGCCCTGCGGGCCAAAGGCGCCTACTACCACATCCACCATCCTTATCACGTGGCGATGTACGAAGGCCGGGCGACCCGCGAGCAGATTCAGGGCTGGGTCGCCAACCGCTTCTACTATCAGGTGAACATCCCGCTCAAGGACGCTGCGATTCTGGCCAACTGCCCGGACCGCGAGATTCGCCGCGAGTGGATTCAACGCCTGCTCGACCACGACGGCGCCCCCGGTGAAGACGGCGGCATCGAGGCCTGGTTGCGCCTCGGCCAAGCGGTGGGCCTGGACCCGGATCAACTGCGCTCCCAGGAACTGGTGTTGCCCGGCGTGCGTTTCGCTGTGGACGCCTACGTCAACTTCGCCCGCCGCGCCAATTGGCAGGAAGCCGCCAGCAGCTCGCTGACCGAGCTGTTCGCCCCGCAAATCCACCAGTCTCGCCTGGACAGCTGGCCGCAGCATTACCCGTGGATCGACCCGGCCGGTTACGAATATTTCCGCACGCGCCTCGGCCAGGCGCGGCGCGACGTCGAGCATGGTCTGGCGATCACCTTGCAGCACTACACCACGTATGAAGGCCAGCAGCGCATGCTGGAAATTCTCCAGTTCAAACTGGACATCCTTTGGAGCATGCTCGATGCCATGAGCATGGCCTACGAACTGAACCGCCCGCCCTATCACAGCGTGACCGCGCAGCGGGTCTGGCATAAAGGAATCGCGTTATGA